The genomic DNA GCCCCGCTCCTGCGCCTCGTCCTGGTCCGCACCGGACCGGACCGCCACCACCTCGTACTCACCGTCCACCACCTGATCCTCGACGGATGGAGCACCGCACGCCTCGTCGCCGAGGTGCTCGCCCGCTACCGCGGAGAGGAGCCCGAGACCGTCACAGGACGCTTCGCCGACTACCTCGCCTGGCTCGCCCGCCAGCCGCGGGCCGCCGCCGAGCGCTTCTGGCAGCACGCCCTCGCCGGCCTCGACGCCCCCACCCGCCTCGCCGACACCTTCGACCCGCCCGGCACGCCCGGCGCCCGCGACGGACAGCGCCCGCCCGGCCACGGCGAGGTCCGGCACCGGGTGCCGCCGGCCGCAGCCGGGCGGCTGCTCGCCCGCGCCCGGGCCGCGCACCTCACCCTCAACACCTGCGTCCAGGCCGCCTGGGCCCGGCTCGTGGCCGCCCGCACCGGGCAGACGCGCGTCGCCTTCGGCACGACCGTGGCCGGGCGCCCGGCCGACCTGCCCGGGGCCGAGACCGTGCTCGGGCTGTTCATCAACACCCTGCCGGTGGTCATCGACCTCGACCCGGCCCGGCCGCTCGGCGCGTGGCTGGCGGGCGTGCAGGAGGCCGGTCTCGGCCTGCGCGAGCACGGCCACCTGCCCCTGGCCGCCATCCAGCGCCTCGCCGGCCCCGCGGGCACGGGCACGGGCACGGGCACAGGGACGGGCGGCCTGTTCGACAGCCTGGTGGTGTTCGAGAACTACCCCGTCGACGCCGCCCTCGCCGCCGTGCGCCACGGACGGGACGGCGACGGAAACGGGGACGGCGACGCTGCCGACCCGCACGCCTTGCGCCTCGGCCCGGCCATCGTCGCCGAGACCACGCACTACCCCGTCACCCTGGTGGTCCACCCGGAGACCGGCCCCGACGGGACGCGGCTGGCCCTGCGCCTGAGCTACGCCGCCGACCGCCTCGCGCCCGCGGATGCCGAGGCGCTGCTCGCCGCCTTCGTGGCCCAGCTCGCCGCCCTGGCCGAGGCCGACCCGGCAACCCCGCTCGGGGCGCTGCCGCCGCCGCTGCCCGACAGCGACCGGGCGATGATCGGGTCGGCGAACGCGACCGCGCGGGCCTACCCGGACGGCGCCGGCGACGTCCTCGCCGCCTTCGCAGACCACCGCGCGCACGACCCGGACGCGATCGCGGTGACCGACGGGCAGGGCGCGCTCACCCGCCGCGCCCTCGACAGCGCGGCCTCCGCGCTGGCCCGTCGCCTCGCCCGCGCCGGGGCCGGTCCCGACACTCTGGTCGGCGTCGGGCTGGAGCGGTCCTGCGCGCTGCTCGTCGCCTGGCTCGCCGTTCTCAAGACGGGGGCCGCGATCCTGCCCCTCAACCCCGAGCTGCCGCGCCCGCGCCTCGTCGCGACCGCCCGAGAGGCGGCCCTGCGCCTCCTCGTCACCGAGTCCGGCCCGGCCGCGCGGATGCCCGGGCCGGCGGAGCTTCCGGACCTGCAGATCCTCACCCCGGATCTGGCAGAGGCGGCGGACGATCCCGCCCTGCCGGCCGCGGCGCCGCACCCGGACGCCCTGGCCTACCTCATCTACACGTCCGGCTCGACCGGCACGCCCAAGGGCTGCGCCAACACCCGCGCCGCCATCGCCAACCGCCTCGCCTGGATGCGGGCCCATTTCGCGGTCGGCCCCGCCGACGTGATCCTGCACAAGACCCCGGTCTCCTTCGACGTCGCCGTCTGGGAGATCCTCCTGCCCCTCGTCACCGGCGCACGCCTCGTCATGGCGCCGCCGCAGGCCCACCGCGATCCGGACGCGCTGGCCGCCCTGATCCGGCGGGACGCGGTGACGATCGTGCACTTCGTGCCCGCCCTGCTGGAGGCGTTCCTGGCGTCCGGCCGGCTCGCCGCCTGCTCGAGCCTGTCCCGCATCGTGTGCAGCGGCGAGGCGCTCGCCCCCGACCTCGCGGCCGCCGTCCGCGCCCAGAGCCGGGCCGACCTGGCCAATCTCTACGGGCCGACGGAGGCGGCCATCGACGTCAGCGCCTGGACCTGCGGGCCCGAGCGGGACGCCCCGCGGGTGCCGATCGGGCACCCGATCGCCAACACGCAGCTCCACGTCCTCGACGACGCGCTGCACCCGGTGCCGGTGGGGGTGGTGGGCGAGCTCTACATCGGCGGCACCGGCCTCGCCCGCGGCTATCTCGGACGCCCCGGCCTGACCGCCGAGCGCTTCGTGCCCGACCCGTTCGGAAGGCCCGGCGCGCGCCTCTACCGCACCGGAGACCGCGCCGCCCGCCGCCCCGACGGCGCCCTCGACTACCGCGGACGCGCCGACGAGCAGGTCAAGATCCGCGGCCAGCGCGTCGAGCCCGGCGAGGTCGCCGCCGCCCTGCGCGCGCAGCCCGGCATCGCCCAGGCCGCCGTCGTCGCCCGCCGCAAACCCGACGGCCCCGCGCGGCTCGTGGCCTACGCGGTGCCCGCGCCGGGCGCGCACCCCGACCCGCAGGAGCTGCGCCGCGCCCTGGCCCGCGACCTGCCCGAGGCCCTGGTGCCGGCCGCGATCGTCCTGCTCGGCGCCCTGCCGCTCTCGACGAGCGGCAAGCTCGACGCCCGCGCCCTGCCCGAGCCCGACGCGGACGTGCCCGCCCGGGACGCCGACCCGCCGCGCACGGCGACCGAGCGGCGCCTCGCCGATCTCTGGGCCGCGGTGCTCGGCCTGCCCGGCCCCGACGCCGTCGCCCGCTCCGACACCTTCTTCGAGCGCGGCGGCGATTCCATCCTCGTGATGAAGCTCGTCGCCGCCGTCCAGGAGAGCCTGGGACCGCGCCTGCCGCTGCGCGCGGTCTTCGATCACCCGACTCTGGCGGATCTGGCCGCCCGGATCGACGCGGACGGCAGCACCGGCGGGGCCGGGGCGGCCGACCTCACCGACATGGAGAGCTGGCTCGACGCGATCGAGACGGCGGCAGGAGCGACGCGGACATGACCCTTCAGGCCACGCAGATCGCGCGACGCTTCGCCCGGCTCGCGCCGGAGCAGCGCCGGGCCTTCCTCGCCAAGCTCGCCGAGAACGGGATCGACTTCGCCACCCTGCCGATCGTCCCGGCGGACGGAGACAGGACGGCGCTGCCGCTCTCGGCGGCGCAGCGCGGCCTGTGGCTGACCTGGCAACGCGAGCCACTGAGCCCGGCCTACAACCTGACCGGCATCGTCGAGATCGCCGGGACCCTCGATCCGGCGCGGCTCCAGGCCGCCGTCGACGACCTCGTGCGGCGCCACGAGCCGCTGCGCACCACCTTCGGGCTGGATCCGCAGGGCGAGCCGTGCCAGCGCGTCCACCCGGCCGCCCCGGTCCCGATCCGGGTCCGCGAGGGGCTCGACGCCGCCGGCAGCGACGCCCTCGCGGAGACCCTGGCCCGCACGCCGTTCGATCTGGAGGCCGGCCCCCTGCTCCGCGTCGAGCTGCACCGCCTCGGGGACGGCACCGACCGGATCCTGCTCGGCCTGCACCACATCGCCGCCGACGGGCAGTCGATCCCCCTGCTGCTGCGCGACCTCGACGCCCTGTACGCGGCCCGGTCGCGGGAGGCGGGGGCCGACGGCCTGCCGCCGCTGCCCGTGCAGTACGCGGATTACGCCCTCTGGCAGCACGGCCGGCTCGAGGCCGGGGAGGCCGAGCGCCAAGCCGCGTACTGGCGCTCGGAACTGGGCGCGTCCCCGGCCGAGACGCCGCTGCCCCTCGACCGGCCCCGCCGCGCGGAGCGCGCCGCTTCGGGCGGGATCCACGCGTTCCGGATCCCGCCCGAAGTGAGCGAGGCCCTGCGGAGCCTCGCCCGCCGCGAGGGCGCGACGCCGTTCATGGCTGCCCTCGCGGGGTTCGCCCTGACGCTGGCCCGCTACGGCGACGGCGCGGACGTGCGCGTCGGCCTGCCGCTCGCCGACCGCGCGCGGCCCGAGACGCGCGGCATGGTCGGCCACCTGACGGGCATCGGGGTCCTGCGGGCGCGGGTCGACCCGCGCGACGGGTTCCGCGTCCATCTCCGACAGGTCCGCGATCGGCTGCTGGCCGCCCAGGCGCACGCCGACCTGCCGTTCGACCGGATCGTCGCGGCGTCGGCGACGGAGCGCCGGCCCGGGCTCCACCCGCTGTTCCAGGTCAAGGTCACCGAGCAGGCCGCGCCCCCGCCCGACGCCCGGTTCGCCGGCCGGCCGATGCGGCTGCGCGGGCTCGACGGGGGCGACGTCCACTTCGACCTCAGCCTCGATCTCGTCGATTCCGCCGAGGGCCTGTGCGGCCGCTTGGCCTTCGCCCGCGACCTGTTCGACCCCGAGACCGTCGCGGGCCTGGCCGAGGCCTTCGCGACGCTGCTCGCCGCGGCCGTCGCCGAACCCGACCGCCCGCTCTACGCGCTGGCGAGCCCCGCCCCGGCCGCGGCGACGGACCCGGCCGCGCTCGACGGGGTCGCGCCCGACGTGGTCGCGGCCTGGCGCGCCCGTGCGGCCGAGGCACCGGAGGCGCCCGCCCTGCGGCAGGGCCGGCGCTCCCACAGCCGGGCCGAGCTGGATGCCGCCTCGGACCGCCTCGCCGCGCGGCTGGCCGCGGACGGGGCGGGGCCGGAGACGCGGGTCGCCCTCCATCTCGGCCGCGGCCCCGAATGGGTGCTCGGCCTCCTGGCGATCCTCAAGACCGGCGCCGCCTACGTGCCGATCGATCCCGGTCTCCCGGCCGCCCGCCGGGCCGACCTCGTGGCCGAGTGCGGGGCCTGCCTCGTCCTGGGCGAGCCGGTTCCGGGCGACCGGCCCGACCGGCCGGTGATCGCGGCGCGCTTCGACCCGGCCGCGGACGCGGCGGCCCCGCCCTTCGCGGCCGCGCCGCCGCATCCCGACGCGGCGGCCTACATCCTCTACACCTCGGGTTCCACGGGCCGGCCCAAGGGGGTCGTCGTGACCCGCGGCGGCCTCGCGCAGTACGTGGCCGGAATGCTCGCGCGCGTCGGCCTGCCCGCCGGCGGCCGCGTCGCGATGGCCTCGACCGTGGCGGCCGACCTGGGCAACACCGTGCTGTTCGGCGCGCTGGCCG from Methylobacterium oryzae includes the following:
- a CDS encoding non-ribosomal peptide synthetase, which produces MTLQATQIARRFARLAPEQRRAFLAKLAENGIDFATLPIVPADGDRTALPLSAAQRGLWLTWQREPLSPAYNLTGIVEIAGTLDPARLQAAVDDLVRRHEPLRTTFGLDPQGEPCQRVHPAAPVPIRVREGLDAAGSDALAETLARTPFDLEAGPLLRVELHRLGDGTDRILLGLHHIAADGQSIPLLLRDLDALYAARSREAGADGLPPLPVQYADYALWQHGRLEAGEAERQAAYWRSELGASPAETPLPLDRPRRAERAASGGIHAFRIPPEVSEALRSLARREGATPFMAALAGFALTLARYGDGADVRVGLPLADRARPETRGMVGHLTGIGVLRARVDPRDGFRVHLRQVRDRLLAAQAHADLPFDRIVAASATERRPGLHPLFQVKVTEQAAPPPDARFAGRPMRLRGLDGGDVHFDLSLDLVDSAEGLCGRLAFARDLFDPETVAGLAEAFATLLAAAVAEPDRPLYALASPAPAAATDPAALDGVAPDVVAAWRARAAEAPEAPALRQGRRSHSRAELDAASDRLAARLAADGAGPETRVALHLGRGPEWVLGLLAILKTGAAYVPIDPGLPAARRADLVAECGACLVLGEPVPGDRPDRPVIAARFDPAADAAAPPFAAAPPHPDAAAYILYTSGSTGRPKGVVVTRGGLAQYVAGMLARVGLPAGGRVAMASTVAADLGNTVLFGALAGGSELDLLDHETALDPDRFAAAVGGDAAGDRRIDALKIAPSHLGALLQAADPAAALPERLLILGGEALRWPLVDRIAALKPGCRVVNHYGPTEATVGALCQEVRAGAEHRGGALGPEDGAGRWAGGAPIGTPLPGVRARVLDGFLAPVPPGATGELYLGGPQVARGYLDRPGLTAERFVPDPHAGPGARLYRTGDRVRLLRDGSLAFVGRADDQVKIRGHRVEPSEAAAALRDLPGIRDAAVIALAEPEADGAEGPRLAGYVVADPDLDLAAVGARLAERLPPALVPTSLTRLDALPLTPNGKLDRRALASLEAARGTDGKDPPRDGTERALAALWADLLGLDPSAIGRHDAFADLGGDSILSLKMLARIRRQGVAGGKTLTLAQILGAKSLADLAERVAPAAPRGPEIVHLRREGGRIPLFCVPGLIANATEFAALAARLGPERPVHGFVSHVYTEARWQGYDVPALSGAYADCIAAHAPGGRCALVGWSSGGDLAYETARRLDGRVRVDFLGLVDVFESVPFAAPRALVADARALAARRRADWLDGSRMAEQWRGLIARMDADEREALDAYLIDNPELPADGPDLTAREFELWALLDKRVRAKRHAFAPLARPVHVFQAADSLTRPERLRDWSALAPVADLRIIPGARHLDILRSTAFQDAFAEALDAAEA